Proteins encoded within one genomic window of Ottowia sp. SB7-C50:
- a CDS encoding tripartite tricarboxylate transporter substrate binding protein: protein MTTRRQLLAASIAITSALAASPAAVHAQGADWPAGRPIKIVVPFPAGGSSDAAGRLVADKLSQVLKTSVVIDNKGGAGGMIGTDMVARSAPDGYTLVLVDVFHTSTPIYTSKMPYHAVNDFTPIAMVGKTPGFLVTHPGFPAKTVQELLRWGRANPERLSVAIAGTGSVVVDLFRARSGVKFVTVPYPGSSRAMVDLMSGQVNAFITTMTSAGSNVRSGKMIPLAVTGPRRHPDFPNVPTFAEAGVPGMDYEQWFGLLGPANMPRAVVNRLSAALVEVLAMPDTRQRLNALELEPGNGSVAEMKAQLEGDYERWQKLAQELNIKPVN, encoded by the coding sequence ATGACCACCCGCCGCCAACTGCTGGCCGCCTCGATCGCCATCACCAGCGCGCTTGCCGCATCGCCCGCGGCGGTCCACGCCCAAGGCGCCGACTGGCCGGCTGGCCGCCCGATCAAGATCGTGGTGCCGTTTCCGGCCGGGGGCAGTTCGGACGCCGCCGGGCGCCTGGTGGCCGACAAGCTGTCGCAGGTGCTCAAGACCAGCGTGGTGATCGACAACAAGGGCGGCGCGGGCGGCATGATCGGCACCGACATGGTGGCCCGCTCGGCACCGGACGGCTACACGCTGGTGCTGGTGGACGTGTTCCACACCAGCACGCCGATCTACACGTCAAAGATGCCCTACCACGCGGTGAACGACTTCACACCGATCGCGATGGTGGGCAAAACGCCCGGCTTTCTGGTGACGCACCCGGGCTTTCCGGCCAAGACGGTTCAGGAGCTGCTGCGCTGGGGCCGCGCCAACCCGGAGCGGCTGTCGGTGGCCATCGCGGGCACCGGGTCGGTCGTGGTCGATCTGTTTCGCGCGCGCAGCGGCGTCAAGTTCGTCACGGTGCCCTACCCCGGCAGTTCGCGCGCCATGGTGGACCTGATGAGCGGGCAGGTCAACGCCTTCATCACCACCATGACCAGCGCCGGCAGCAACGTGCGCAGCGGCAAGATGATTCCGCTGGCGGTGACCGGCCCGCGCCGTCACCCGGACTTCCCCAACGTGCCGACCTTTGCCGAGGCCGGCGTGCCGGGCATGGACTACGAACAGTGGTTCGGCCTGCTCGGGCCGGCCAACATGCCGCGCGCGGTGGTCAACCGCCTGTCGGCCGCGCTGGTCGAGGTGCTGGCCATGCCCGACACCCGGCAGCGCCTGAACGCGCTGGAGCTGGAACCCGGCAACGGCAGCGTGGCCGAGATGAAGGCGCAGCTCGAAGGCGACTACGAGCGCTGGCAGAAGCTGGCGCAGGAGCTGAACATCAAGCCCGTGAACTGA